In the Daphnia pulicaria isolate SC F1-1A chromosome 2, SC_F0-13Bv2, whole genome shotgun sequence genome, one interval contains:
- the LOC124327570 gene encoding ATP-binding cassette subfamily C member 4-like: MELNRNKKLNPNPRLKANFLSALIFWWVNPFMGYGAKKDLEVGDLYDVMPGDHSEELGLKLQKEWDNQLAKCNSDGNKSKKLRPSLTKALIKTFGLKFMLVGILVFLEECIFKIGQPLCLGQLVHYFGSDNSTITTTQAYLYATGVVLGSALYTTTHHPFFFSCQHTGMQIRVAACSLVYKKCLLLSQKALGQTTIGQMVNIMSNDVNRYDFSVIFLHYLWVGPLQTLISMAILLHVIGPSCLVGLAVLILFVPLQSWMGKVFSKLRLETAKRTDERIRTMNEIISAMRVIKMYTWEKPFAKLISDCRRKEINVIRRTNYFRALNMSLFFTSSKLIIFLTFLVFIFTGNHLTSEKVFVTVSLFNNIRLIMTLFFPGAITMSAEARVSTKRIENFLLLDEIEKSSKAKLRPALSECLIELNQLTVKWPAAGEKEDNTLTDISFNVRPGQVFAIVGQVGCGKSSLLNVILGELSPTKGTCRIAGKVAYASQESWIFSGTVRQNILCGLEYDLKRYKKVIKACALDKDFNLFPNGDQTTVGERGVSLSGGQKARVNLARSLYVDADIYLMDDPLSAVDTHVGRHLFDKAINGFLRDKIRVLVTHQLQYLKDVDQILILKAGRVEAMGSYKEISNSGLDIAKTIEDEEPDQEEDLTRSFSECEIESSISRCGSISNSIRQRGGSVASRSSAKEKKEEKPAFAEESRSSGSVSLKVYWEYFRSGGSCIYLLLFTFTCLLTQILFSGSDYWLTLWTNAEELRTRQGNVSENLSFSNITEADFSNVTDEIKENGPFSGEWWKEPDTYTGIYVFTILIVGVFIFSMIRTIHYFLMCMISSIHLHNRMFESIIRAPLLFFDQNPVGRILNRFAKDIGCMDEMLPSAFFDVITIALTAIGILFLVGLVNPWLLLPILFLSVIFVKFRQFYLKTARDVKRLESTTRSPVFTHLSSSLVGLTTLRAHQCEVVFQQIFDECQDVHSSAWYMFLATTRWFGIWLDWICVTYVACVTYACLGLSTSMTGSEAGLAISSAMALTGMFQWGVRQSAEVENQMTSVERVIEYSKLPSEAALDSITGKKPPDTWPSSGNIQFDDMSLRYTEVDQPVLKNITCFVRANEKIGIVGRTGAGKSSLIASLFRLAEPEGRIIIDGIDSKSIGLHDLRSKIAIIPQDPVLFSGSLRKNLDPFGQYSDEALWNSLEGAKLKDTVKELSAGLEANMTEGGANFSVGQRQLICLARAILRQNRILVLDEATANVDQKTDSLIQLTIRERFRDCTVMTIAHRLNTIMDSDRIMLLDAGYLKEFGEPAVLLENPKSMFYSLVEQTGPIVASQLTELAKQAAESRRQNGIDNVNQTNGINGNSIHYLLCPKASQEQGLDELDIEFTENCKL, translated from the exons ATGGAATTGAATCGAAACAAGAAATTGAATCCAAACCCCAGACTTAAAGCCAATTTTCTTTCTGCCCTCATATTTTG gtggGTGAACCCTTTCATGGGTTATGGAGCAAAGAAAGATCTTGAAGTTGGCGATCTGTATGATGTTATGCCAGGTGATCATTCTGAAGAACTTGGGCTGAAGTTGCAAAA AGAATGGGACAATCAACTTGCAAAATGCAATTCAGACGGAAACAAATCGAAGAAGCTCAGACCAAGCCTTACAAAAGCTTTGATTAAAACATTTGGACTAAAATTTATGTTAGTGGGCATTCTAGTATTTCTCGAAGAATGTATTTTTAA GATTGGGCAACCTCTTTGTTTAGGTCAACTTGTTCATTATTTCGGGAGTGATAACAGCACTATTACCACAACGCAAGCTTATCTTTATGCGACGGGAGTAGTTCTGGGCTCTGCTCTCTACACCACCACCCATcaccctttctttttttcctgccaACATACTGGAATGCAAATCCGTGTGGCAGCATGTTCACTTGTCTACAAAAAG TGTCTTCTGCTAAGCCAAAAGGCCCTAGGTCAAACAACCATTGGTCAAATGGTGAACATCATGTCTAATGACGTCAATCGCTACGATTTTTCCGTCATCTTCCTTCACTATCTTTGG GTCGGGCCATTGCAGACGTTAATAAGCATGGCTATTCTGCTTCATGTCATCGGACCTTCGTGCCTAGTTGGACTGGCCGTGTTGATCCTTTTCGTACCATTACAAA GTTGGATGGGTAAAGTGTTTTCGAAGCTCCGACTTGAAACTGCCAAACGAACGGATGAAAGGATCCGGACAATGAACGAAATTATCTCTGCAATGAGAGTGATCAAAATGTACACTTGGGAAAAACCTTTTGCTAAATTGATTTCCGATTGTCGCCG aaAGGAGATTAACGTTATTAGGAGAACTAATTATTTCCGTGCACTTAATATGAGTCTCTTCTTTACTTCGTCGAAGCTCATTATATTCTTGACTTTCTTGGTATTTATTTTCACCGGGAACCATTTGACCTCCGAAAAg gTCTTTGTGACTGTTTCCTTATTCAATAACATTCGTCTTATCATGACGCTTTTTTTCCCCGGGGCAATAACTATGTCTGCCGAAGCTAGAGTCTCGACCAAACGCATAGAA aatttcttgttgttggacgaaatcgaaaaaagTTCAAAGGCAAAACTCCGGCCAGCACTATCTGAGTGTCTCATTGAGTTGAATCAGTTGACAGTCAAATGGCCAGCTgcaggggaaaaagaagacaacACATTAACTGATATTTCGTTCAATGTCAGACCGGGTCAGGTTTTTGCCATCGTCGGCCAAGTCGGTTGCGGCAAG AGTTCATTATTGAATGTCATCTTGGGTGAGCTGTCTCCTACGAAAGGAACCTGTCGAATTGCTGGTAAAGTCGCTTACGCTTCTCAAGAATCTTGGATCTTTTCTGGAACGGTGCGGCAGAACATTCTTTGCGGATTGGAGTACGATCTCAAACGCTACAAAAAAGTCATCAAAGCCTG TGCTTTGGACAAGGATTTTAACCTTTTTCCCAACGGCGACCAAACGACAGTGGGTGAACGAGGGGTCTCTCTCAGCGGCGGTCAAAAGGCGCGAGTCAACCTTGCTAGATCGTTGTACGTGGATGCCGATATTTATCTTATGGACGATCCACTAAGTGCTGTAGATACACACGTTGGTCGTCATCTCTTTGACAAAGCCATTAATGGATTCCTTCGTGATAAAATTCGAGTTTTAGTCACCCACCAGCTTCAATATCTAAAAGATGTAGACCAGATTCTAATTCTCAAAGCG ggTCGTGTAGAAGCAATGGGATCCTATAAAGAAATCAGCAACAGCGGATTGGACATTGCAAAAACAATTGAAGACGAAGAACCAGATCAAGAAGAAGACTTAACGCGATCCTTTTCCGAATGTGAAATTGAAAGTTCAATTTCAAGATGTGGATCAATTTCGAACTCTATACGTCAACGTGGAGGATCTGTTGCTTCAAGGTCTTCCGCCAAAGAG aaaaaagaagagaaaccaGCATTTGCTGAAGAATCTCGCTCCTCTGGCAGTGTGTCATTAAAAGTCTATTGGGAATATTTCCGATCAGGTGGCAGCTGCATTTATCTCCTCTTGTTTACTTTCACATGCCTCCTCACCCAAATCCTCTTTAGCGGGTCTGATTATTG GCTAACTTTATGGACAAATGCAGAGGAACTTCGTACAAGGCAAGGAAATGTATCCGAAAACTTGTCGTTCTCAAATATTACGGAAGCAGATTTTTCCAACGTTACcgacgaaataaaagaaaatggcccTTTTTCTGGTGAATGGTGGAAGGAGCCAGATACGTACACTGGCATTTACGTTTTTACTATTCTCATCGTCGGCGTATTCATATTCTCAATGATTCGCACGATTCATTACTTCCTAATGTGCATGATCTCGTCTATCCATCTTCACAATCGTATGTTTGAATCGATCATCCGTGCACCGCTACTTTTCTTTGATCAAAATCCCGTCG GACGTATTTTAAATCGTTTCGCTAAAGACATCGGATGTATGGATGAAATGTTGCCTTCAGCATTCTTCGACGTCATTACT ATTGCGTTGACAGCCATTGGTATTCTGTTCCTAGTTGGCCTGGTCAACCCATGGTTATTACTACCAATTCTATTTCTTTCCGTAATTTTCGTCAAATTTAGGCAATTCTACTTAAAAACAGCCCGTGACGTCAAGCGTCTCGAGTCTACAA CTCGGAGTCCTGTATTTACTCATTTATCCTCATCATTGGTTGGATTAACAACCTTAAGAGCTCACCAGTGTGAAGTTGTCTTTCAACAAATATTTGATGAATGTCAAGACGTTCACAGTTCAGCCTGGTATATGTTTTTAGCCACCACCCGATGGTTTGGCATTTGGCTGGATTGGATTTGCGTCACTTACGTTGCCTGTGTTACCTATGCGTGCTTGGGACTTAGTACCT CTATGACCGGAAGCGAAGCTGGGCTTGCCATTTCTTCCGCAATGGCTCTGACGGGTATGTTCCAGTGGGGCGTAAG GCAATCAGCTGAAGTGGAAAATCAAATGACTTCAGTCGAGCGTGTGATTGAATATAGTAAATTGCCCTCCGAGGCTGCTTTGGATTCGATCACAG gtAAGAAACCTCCAGATACGTGGCCTTCGAGTGGTAACATCCAATTCGACGACATGTCCCTTCGTTACACTGAAGTTGATCAACCTGTTTTGAAGAACATAACCTGTTTTGTTCGAGCCAACGAAAAG ATTGGCATTGTCGGTCGGACCGGAGCAGGCAAATCATCGCTGATCGCCTCTTTATTTAGACTGGCAGAGCCAGAAGGACGTATCATAATTGACGGCATCGATAGCAAATCCATTGGCCTACATGATTTACGGTCTAAGATAGCAATCATTCCTCAAGatcctgttttgttttcgggTTCCCTTCGTAAAAATCTGGATCCTTTCGGGCAGTACAGTGATGAAGCACTCTGGAACTCGCTCGAAGGAGCTAAACTCAAGGACACAGTGAAAGAATTATCTGCAGGCTTAGAAGCAAATATGACGGAAGGAGGTGCGAACTTCTCCGTTGGTCAAAGGCAACTCATTTGTTTAGCACGAGCCATTTTAAGACAGAATCGCATTCTTGTTTTAGATGAAGCCACCGCTAACGTTGATCAAAA aaccGATTCGCTAATCCAGCTAACAATTCGAGAAAGGTTCCGAGACTGTACTGTCATGACGATTGCTCATCGTTTGAATACAATCATGGATTCCGACAGGATAATGCTGCTGGATGCGGGTTACTTGAAg GAATTTGGTGAGCCTGCTGTTTTATTGGAAAACCCCAAAAGCATGTTTTATAGCCTAGTAGAGCAAACAGGACCTATTGTTGCCTCTCAATTAACAGAGCTGGCCAAGCAG GCTGCAGAAAGTAGGCGCCAGAACGGGATAGACAACGTGAATCAAACGAACGGAATTAATGGAAACTCAATCCATTACCTTTTGTGCCCTAAAGCTTCTCAAGAACAGGGATTGGATGAATTAGACATTGAATTTACTGAGAATTGCAAGTTGTGA